From the genome of Fundulus heteroclitus isolate FHET01 chromosome 7, MU-UCD_Fhet_4.1, whole genome shotgun sequence, one region includes:
- the slc15a2 gene encoding solute carrier family 15 member 2 isoform X2 → MGKKLCGTNYPTSICFIVVNEFCERFSYYGMKAVLTLYFLSYLKWDKDLSTAIYHAFSGLCYFTPILGAVIADSWLGKFKTIIYLSIVYVIGHVIKSVGAIPTVGNTDAHIALSMVGLILIALGTGGIKPCVAAFGGDQFEEEHLKERQKFFSIFYMSINAGSVLSTLITPILRGDVQCFGDDCYALAFGVPAALMVVALAVFIFGSGMYKKTPPQGNVLGDVCKCIGFAIKNRWKNSKHDLKRTHWLDWAEDKYPKRLIQEIKMVLRVLVLYIPLPMFWALFDQQGSRWTLQATRMNMAFGESFTVKPDQMQMLNALLILIFVPIFDLIIYPLVGLCRINITPLRKMAAGMIFAALAFGAATLVEVNVVKTVVEPAPAGQCLLQVFNLAEGDVSVRVAGSDLFQDPIPKLQDPPAYESLPLGAPSKDLSVNVTLTGNTYHCSQAFEERKAYSLIIYRENTGVKCKLVEDYIKKNEDGNPNVRFLNTRPEAVNITVGETGFYVPPDHSMSPNKSVNRGYYPAVGCSHQLSSCDDLNLGLLDFGASYTFILMEEAGKTVAKAMEDVTANNVHIAWQIPQYVLITAGEVMFSITGLEFSYSQAPNNMKSVLQAGWLLTVAFGNVIVLIVAEGAGLEQWIEFLLFGGLLLAVCIIFSIMACFYTYVDPEELKKMYSDDYGKEEDDGDMKKKNPDVPLNKVERKSTRL, encoded by the exons ATGGGCAAG aaaCTATGTGGAACCAATTACCCGACCAGCATCTGCTTCATAGTGGTGAATGAGTTCTGTGAACGCTTCTCCTACTATGGCATGAAAG CGGTGCTGACGCTGTATTTCCTCAGCTACCTGAAGTGGGACAAGGACCTCTCCACCGCCATCTATCATGCCTTCAGCGGCCTCTGCTACTTCACTCCCATCTTGGGAGCCGTCATCGCCGACTCCTGGCTCGGGAAATTCAA GACCATCATCTACCTGTCCATCGTCTACGTGATTGGCCATGTGATCAAGTCTGTGGGAGCCATTCCCACTGTGGGAAACACTGACGCACACAT CGCCCTGTCCATGGTGGGCCTGATCCTCATCGCTTTGGGCACCGGAGGAATCAAACCCTGCGTGGCGGCGTTTGGAGGAGATCAATTCGAGGAGGAACAC TTAAAGGAAAGACAGAAATTCTTCTCAATCTTCTATATGTCCATCAACGCTGGGAGCGTTTTGTCCACCCTCATAACGCCCATCCTCAGAG gtgatgtgcagtgttttgGGGACGACTGCTATGCCCTGGCCTTTGGAGTTCCCGCAGCTTTGATGGTCGTGGCCCTAG CTGTGTTCATATTTGGCAGCGGTATGTACAAGAAGACCCCGCCCCAGGGAAACGTCCTCGGGGATGTCTGCAAATGCATTGGT TTCGCCATCAAAAACCGCTGGAAGAACTCGAAACACGATCTCAAGAGGACGCACTGGCTGGACTGGGCCGAAGACAAGTACCCG aagcGTCTGATTCAGGAGATTAAGATGGTTCTGCGGGTTCTGGTGCTCTACATCCCCCTGCCGATGTTCTGGGCTCTGTTTGATCAGCAG GGTTCCCGCTGGACTCTGCAAGCGACACGGATGAACATGGCTTTT GGAGAATCCTTCACAGTTAAGCCCGACCAGATGCAG ATGCTGAACGCGCTGCTGATTCTCATCTTTGTGCCCATCTTTGACCTCATCATATATCCGCTGGTTGGCCTCTGCAGGATCAACATCAC GCCTCTGAGGAAAATGGCCGCCGGAATGATCTTTGCGGCACTCGCCTTCGGGGCCGCCACCCTGGTGGAGGTCAATGTCGTG aaaactgtgGTGGAGCCTGCGCCCGCCGGGCAGTGCCTGCTGCAGGTTTTTAACCTGGCGGAGGGAGACGTCAGCGTGAGGGTCGCTGGCAGTGACCTGTTTCAGGACCCCATCCCGAAACTTCAG GACCCCCCTGCATATGAAAGCCTCCCCCTGGGGGCTCCCAGCAAGGACCTGAGTGTCAATGTCACATTGACAGGAAACACGTATCATTGCAGTCAGGCATTTGAAGAACGAAAGGCTTACAGCCTCATCATATACAGAGAAAATACGGGTGTTAAGTGCAAACTG GTGGAAGACTACATAAAGAAAAATGAAGATGGGAACCCTAATGTGCG CTTCCTCAACACGCGACCAGAAGCCGTAAACATAACCGTGGGAGAAACTGGGTTCTATGTGCCCCCCGACCACAGCATGTCTCCAAACAAGAGCGTGAACCGGGGATA CTACCCGGCTGTCGGCTGCAGCCACCAGCTATCGAGCTGCGATGACCTCAACCTGGGCCTGCTGGACTTTGGAGCTTCTTACACTTTCATCCTCATGGAG GAAGCTGGTAAAACTGTGGCTAAAGCGATGGAGGACGTGACGGCCAACAACGTGCACATCGCCTGGCAGATCCCGCAGTACGTCCTCATCACAGCAGGAGAGGTCATGTTCTCCATCACGGGCTTGGAGTTCTCCTATTCACAG GCTCCAAACAACATGAAGTCTGTGCTGCAGGCCGGCTGGCTGCTCACCGTCGCATTTGGGAACGTGATCGTGCTGATTGTGGCCGAGGGGGCGGGGCTGGAACAG TGGATAGAGTTCCTGCTGTTTGGAGGCCTCCTGCTGGCCGTCTGCATCATCTTCTCCATCATGGCCTGCTTCTACACCTACGTTGACCCCGAGGAGCTGAAAAAGATGTACTCCGATGACTAtgggaaggaggaggacgatggcgacatgaagaagaaaaatccCGACGTACCACTGAACAAAGTAGAGAGAAAGAGCACCAGActgtaa
- the slc15a2 gene encoding solute carrier family 15 member 2 isoform X1 produces the protein MHLKLSNRRAEAAWTTPAERFDPGSRTRSAPERNNSAIVDPERRLLLLLVPPFCASTNGPPAPRNKLCGTNYPTSICFIVVNEFCERFSYYGMKAVLTLYFLSYLKWDKDLSTAIYHAFSGLCYFTPILGAVIADSWLGKFKTIIYLSIVYVIGHVIKSVGAIPTVGNTDAHIALSMVGLILIALGTGGIKPCVAAFGGDQFEEEHLKERQKFFSIFYMSINAGSVLSTLITPILRGDVQCFGDDCYALAFGVPAALMVVALAVFIFGSGMYKKTPPQGNVLGDVCKCIGFAIKNRWKNSKHDLKRTHWLDWAEDKYPKRLIQEIKMVLRVLVLYIPLPMFWALFDQQGSRWTLQATRMNMAFGESFTVKPDQMQMLNALLILIFVPIFDLIIYPLVGLCRINITPLRKMAAGMIFAALAFGAATLVEVNVVKTVVEPAPAGQCLLQVFNLAEGDVSVRVAGSDLFQDPIPKLQDPPAYESLPLGAPSKDLSVNVTLTGNTYHCSQAFEERKAYSLIIYRENTGVKCKLVEDYIKKNEDGNPNVRFLNTRPEAVNITVGETGFYVPPDHSMSPNKSVNRGYYPAVGCSHQLSSCDDLNLGLLDFGASYTFILMEEAGKTVAKAMEDVTANNVHIAWQIPQYVLITAGEVMFSITGLEFSYSQAPNNMKSVLQAGWLLTVAFGNVIVLIVAEGAGLEQWIEFLLFGGLLLAVCIIFSIMACFYTYVDPEELKKMYSDDYGKEEDDGDMKKKNPDVPLNKVERKSTRL, from the exons ATGCATTTGAAATTATCCAACCGGAGAGCAGAGGCAGCCTGGACAACCCCGGCGGAACGCTTTGACCCCGGCTCCAGGACCAGGTCTGCGCCTGAGCGCAACAACAGCGCTATTGTGGATCCGGAGaggaggctgctgctgctgctggtcccCCCCTTCTGCGCTTCCACTAACGGACCTCCTGCTCCACGGAAC aaaCTATGTGGAACCAATTACCCGACCAGCATCTGCTTCATAGTGGTGAATGAGTTCTGTGAACGCTTCTCCTACTATGGCATGAAAG CGGTGCTGACGCTGTATTTCCTCAGCTACCTGAAGTGGGACAAGGACCTCTCCACCGCCATCTATCATGCCTTCAGCGGCCTCTGCTACTTCACTCCCATCTTGGGAGCCGTCATCGCCGACTCCTGGCTCGGGAAATTCAA GACCATCATCTACCTGTCCATCGTCTACGTGATTGGCCATGTGATCAAGTCTGTGGGAGCCATTCCCACTGTGGGAAACACTGACGCACACAT CGCCCTGTCCATGGTGGGCCTGATCCTCATCGCTTTGGGCACCGGAGGAATCAAACCCTGCGTGGCGGCGTTTGGAGGAGATCAATTCGAGGAGGAACAC TTAAAGGAAAGACAGAAATTCTTCTCAATCTTCTATATGTCCATCAACGCTGGGAGCGTTTTGTCCACCCTCATAACGCCCATCCTCAGAG gtgatgtgcagtgttttgGGGACGACTGCTATGCCCTGGCCTTTGGAGTTCCCGCAGCTTTGATGGTCGTGGCCCTAG CTGTGTTCATATTTGGCAGCGGTATGTACAAGAAGACCCCGCCCCAGGGAAACGTCCTCGGGGATGTCTGCAAATGCATTGGT TTCGCCATCAAAAACCGCTGGAAGAACTCGAAACACGATCTCAAGAGGACGCACTGGCTGGACTGGGCCGAAGACAAGTACCCG aagcGTCTGATTCAGGAGATTAAGATGGTTCTGCGGGTTCTGGTGCTCTACATCCCCCTGCCGATGTTCTGGGCTCTGTTTGATCAGCAG GGTTCCCGCTGGACTCTGCAAGCGACACGGATGAACATGGCTTTT GGAGAATCCTTCACAGTTAAGCCCGACCAGATGCAG ATGCTGAACGCGCTGCTGATTCTCATCTTTGTGCCCATCTTTGACCTCATCATATATCCGCTGGTTGGCCTCTGCAGGATCAACATCAC GCCTCTGAGGAAAATGGCCGCCGGAATGATCTTTGCGGCACTCGCCTTCGGGGCCGCCACCCTGGTGGAGGTCAATGTCGTG aaaactgtgGTGGAGCCTGCGCCCGCCGGGCAGTGCCTGCTGCAGGTTTTTAACCTGGCGGAGGGAGACGTCAGCGTGAGGGTCGCTGGCAGTGACCTGTTTCAGGACCCCATCCCGAAACTTCAG GACCCCCCTGCATATGAAAGCCTCCCCCTGGGGGCTCCCAGCAAGGACCTGAGTGTCAATGTCACATTGACAGGAAACACGTATCATTGCAGTCAGGCATTTGAAGAACGAAAGGCTTACAGCCTCATCATATACAGAGAAAATACGGGTGTTAAGTGCAAACTG GTGGAAGACTACATAAAGAAAAATGAAGATGGGAACCCTAATGTGCG CTTCCTCAACACGCGACCAGAAGCCGTAAACATAACCGTGGGAGAAACTGGGTTCTATGTGCCCCCCGACCACAGCATGTCTCCAAACAAGAGCGTGAACCGGGGATA CTACCCGGCTGTCGGCTGCAGCCACCAGCTATCGAGCTGCGATGACCTCAACCTGGGCCTGCTGGACTTTGGAGCTTCTTACACTTTCATCCTCATGGAG GAAGCTGGTAAAACTGTGGCTAAAGCGATGGAGGACGTGACGGCCAACAACGTGCACATCGCCTGGCAGATCCCGCAGTACGTCCTCATCACAGCAGGAGAGGTCATGTTCTCCATCACGGGCTTGGAGTTCTCCTATTCACAG GCTCCAAACAACATGAAGTCTGTGCTGCAGGCCGGCTGGCTGCTCACCGTCGCATTTGGGAACGTGATCGTGCTGATTGTGGCCGAGGGGGCGGGGCTGGAACAG TGGATAGAGTTCCTGCTGTTTGGAGGCCTCCTGCTGGCCGTCTGCATCATCTTCTCCATCATGGCCTGCTTCTACACCTACGTTGACCCCGAGGAGCTGAAAAAGATGTACTCCGATGACTAtgggaaggaggaggacgatggcgacatgaagaagaaaaatccCGACGTACCACTGAACAAAGTAGAGAGAAAGAGCACCAGActgtaa